In the Neofelis nebulosa isolate mNeoNeb1 chromosome 11, mNeoNeb1.pri, whole genome shotgun sequence genome, one interval contains:
- the SERPIND1 gene encoding heparin cofactor 2, with protein MKCPFQPLIISLILTSICGSNSLAGQLEKGGEDSISADPQWGQLNSKNLSMPLLPADFHKENTVTNDWIPEGEEDEDYLDLEKIFSEDDDYIDIIDAVSPTDSEAGEGNILQLFQGKSRIQRLNILNAKFAFNLYRALKEQARPSDNIFIAPVGISTAMGMISFGLQGETYEQVHSILHFKDFVNASSKYEIMTIHNLFRKLTHRLFRRNFGYTLRSVNDLYVQKQFPILDDFKRKVKEYYFAEAQEANFSDPAFISKTNNHILKLTKGLIKDALENIDPATQMMILNCIYFKGSWVNKFPVEMTHNHNFRLNEREVVKVSMMQTKGNFLAANDQELDCDVLQLEYVGGISMLIVVPHKLSGMKTLETQLTPQVVERWQKSMTNRTREVLLPKFKLEKNYNLVEALKSMGVTALFDKDSNMAGISDHRITIDLFKHQGTIMVNEEGTQAAAVTTVGFMPLSTQVRFTVDRPFLFLIYEHRTSCLLFMGRVANPTKS; from the exons ATGAAATGCCCATTCCAACCCCTCATCATTTCTCTCATCCTAACATCTATATGTGGGAGCAACAGCCTGGCTGGTCAGCTTGAGAAAGGAGGGGAAGATTCTATATCCGCAGACCCCCAATGGGGGCAGTTAAATAGCAAAAACCTGAGCATGCCCCTTCTCCCTGCTGACTTCCACAAGGAAAATACGGTCACCAACGACTGGATcccagagggggaggaggacgaggactATCTGGACCTGGAGAAGATATTCAGTGAAGATGATGACTATATTGACATCATCGATGCGGTTTCGCCAACCGATTCAGAGGCTGGCGAAGGGAACATCCTCCAGCTCTTCCAAGGCAAGAGCCGAATCCAGCGTCTCAACATCCTCAATGCAAAGTTCGCTTTCAACCTTTACAGAGCACTGAAGGAGCAGGCGCGTCCTTCCGACAACATCTTTATAGCCCCAGTGGGCATTTCCACCGCCATGGGTATGATTTCCTTTGGCCTGCAGGGGGAGACCTATGAACAAGTGCACTcgattttgcattttaaagactTTGTCAATGCCAGCAgcaagtatgagatcatgactattCACAATCTCTTCCGTAAGCTGACTCATCGCCTCTTCAGGAGGAATTTTGGGTACACACTGAGGTCAGTCAATGATCTTTATGTCCAAAAGCAATTTCCAATCCTGGATGACttcaaaaggaaagtaaaagagtACTACTTTGCGGAGGCCCAGGAGGCTAACTTCTCAGACCCTGCCTTCATATCGAAAACCAATAACCACATTCTGAAGCTCACCAAGGGTCTCATAAAAGACGCTCTGGAGAATATAGACCCAGCTACTCAGATGATGATTCTAAACTGCATCTACTTTAAAG GATCCTGGGTGAATAAATTCCCAGTAGAAATGACACACAACCACAACTTCCGACTCAATGAACGAGAAGTAGTCAAAGTTTCCATGATGCAGACCAAGGGGAACTTTCTGGCCGCAAATGACCAGGAGCTGGACTGTGATGTCCTGCAGCTGGAGTATGTGGGGGGCATCAGCATGCTAATTGTGGTCCCTCACAAGCTGTCTGGGATGAAGACCCTTGAGACACAGCTGACACCGCAGGTGGTGGAGAGATGGCAGAAAAGCATGACAAACAG AACTCGAGAGGTGCTTCTGCCTAAATTCAAGCTGGAGAAGAACTACAACCTGGTGGAGGCCCTGAAGTCAATGGGAGTCACAGCACTGTTTGACAAAGACAGCAATATGGCAGGAATCTCAGACCACAGGATTACCATCGATCTG TTCAAGCACCAAGGTACCATCATGGTGAACGAAGAGGGCACCCAAGCTGCCGCCGTGACCACTGTGGGGTTCATGCCACTGTCTACCCAAGTCCGTTTCACTGTTGACCGCCCCTTCCTGTTCCTCATCTATGAGCACCGCACCAGCTGCCTACTCTTCATGGGGAGAGTTGCCAACCCCACCAAGTCTTAA